Proteins co-encoded in one Christiangramia fulva genomic window:
- a CDS encoding helix-turn-helix domain-containing protein, producing MRIDVKTLPVNEILADIAECLETELKDNSGELTINIPSQVGEGYIRGISFDTGMGFVTYNCKFYEDVEIHFCINTVHPLKFIFCSAGSVSHSFQKSDKINKIDTYQNIVVSSQGYNGHTLYFKKDVATHVSSLEIIRSIFTHRSNYDFADLDPTLKELFKDAVSKKQFFYQGNYSIRAADLMEDINTKNYTGFLRNLFLEGKALEMLVIQIAQYEDDENGENLPKILRKSDIQKVDYVAKRIQGDLSTNLTVESLAKEAGTNVNKLQEGFKYVYNLTVNKYMQHVKLEAAKDMLKLSEKNISEIVTAIGLNNRSYFSKIFKEKYGVSPKYFLKARKFQKEKEEEEIE from the coding sequence ATGAGAATTGACGTAAAAACTTTACCCGTAAATGAGATCCTGGCAGATATTGCTGAATGTCTTGAAACCGAATTAAAAGACAACAGCGGCGAATTAACCATAAATATACCTTCACAGGTTGGGGAAGGTTACATTAGGGGAATAAGTTTTGACACAGGAATGGGTTTTGTTACTTACAATTGTAAGTTTTATGAAGATGTTGAAATACATTTCTGTATTAATACAGTACACCCGTTAAAATTTATTTTCTGCTCGGCGGGAAGTGTGAGCCATTCTTTTCAGAAAAGTGACAAGATCAATAAAATAGACACCTATCAGAATATTGTGGTGAGCAGCCAGGGATATAATGGCCATACCCTCTATTTTAAGAAAGACGTCGCCACTCATGTTTCAAGCCTGGAGATCATTCGTTCCATTTTCACCCACCGTTCCAATTATGATTTTGCTGATCTTGACCCAACTTTAAAGGAACTTTTTAAAGACGCCGTCTCTAAAAAACAGTTTTTTTACCAGGGAAACTATAGTATCAGGGCAGCCGATCTTATGGAGGATATAAACACGAAAAATTACACCGGATTTCTTCGGAATCTATTTCTTGAAGGAAAAGCCCTGGAAATGCTTGTGATCCAGATCGCACAGTATGAAGATGATGAAAATGGCGAAAATCTGCCCAAGATCCTCAGGAAATCTGATATTCAGAAAGTCGATTATGTGGCTAAACGCATCCAGGGAGACCTAAGCACCAATCTTACCGTAGAATCGCTGGCAAAAGAAGCGGGAACCAATGTGAATAAACTTCAGGAAGGCTTTAAGTATGTTTATAATCTCACCGTAAATAAATACATGCAACATGTAAAACTGGAAGCTGCAAAAGATATGCTGAAGCTTTCAGAAAAGAATATTTCTGAAATCGTTACCGCTATCGGATTGAATAACAGAAGTTATTTTTCGAAAATATTCAAAGAAAAATATGGTGTCTCTCCGAAATATTTTCTGAAAGCCAGAAAATTCCAGAAAGAGAAAGAAGAAGAGGAAATTGAATAA
- a CDS encoding SLC13 family permease, with amino-acid sequence MNRTTRRILLIAGPLLFIVLQIIGSPPSMPAAAFDVMCVTLWMALWWVTEVVPIAVTALLPIILFPLTGAVDIGTTTASYGHKYVFLYLGGFILAVAIEKWNLHRRIALSIINIIGTHVKSIILGFMISTAFLSMWISNTATTVMMLPIGMAIIYQLRDNAETDQHENKIFGKALMLAIAYSASIGGMATLIGTPPNLVFAGIVQQLYGIEISFLKWIKLGLPISVILLFLCWKYLTSVAFDFKQKQFPGGRKEINRLLKDLGRITIPEKRVLIVFALTAFCWISRSFLLQPFLPYIDDTIIAITAAIVLFMIPAGEAEQKLINWEEAVKIPWGIIILFGGGMALATGFSESGLAEWIGQQLTSLENLPLFLLVLILIAAVNFLTEVTSNLATTAMLLPILAPMAIALNLHPYYLLVGATLAASCAFMLPVATPPNAVVFGSGYLRIPDMIKSGLWMNLISIIILSLVVYFVLPWLWNFDPQVIPASFEVGQQ; translated from the coding sequence ATGAATCGCACTACCCGAAGGATTCTTCTTATTGCAGGTCCTCTTCTTTTTATAGTTCTGCAAATTATTGGCAGCCCGCCGAGTATGCCAGCTGCTGCCTTTGATGTGATGTGCGTGACCTTGTGGATGGCACTTTGGTGGGTAACTGAAGTTGTCCCCATTGCCGTTACCGCCTTGCTTCCAATTATACTTTTTCCGCTAACGGGAGCAGTAGATATTGGCACAACCACGGCTTCTTATGGACATAAATACGTTTTCCTTTATTTGGGCGGATTCATTTTGGCAGTCGCCATAGAAAAATGGAATCTCCATAGACGGATTGCACTTTCTATTATTAATATTATTGGGACTCATGTAAAATCTATAATCCTGGGATTCATGATTTCCACGGCTTTTTTGTCGATGTGGATTTCAAATACAGCAACCACGGTGATGATGCTCCCTATTGGAATGGCGATAATTTACCAGCTACGCGATAACGCCGAAACCGATCAGCATGAAAATAAAATCTTCGGAAAAGCCTTAATGCTGGCGATTGCTTACAGCGCATCAATTGGCGGGATGGCCACCCTTATAGGAACGCCGCCAAATCTTGTTTTTGCCGGCATAGTGCAGCAACTTTACGGGATTGAGATCAGTTTTCTGAAATGGATCAAGTTGGGATTGCCAATTTCTGTGATACTACTTTTTCTTTGCTGGAAATACCTCACTTCCGTAGCTTTTGATTTTAAACAGAAGCAGTTTCCCGGCGGCCGCAAAGAGATAAACCGACTTCTGAAAGATCTTGGCAGGATCACAATCCCCGAAAAGCGGGTTTTAATAGTCTTTGCATTAACAGCATTTTGCTGGATTAGCAGGAGTTTTTTACTCCAGCCTTTTTTACCTTATATAGATGATACTATTATCGCGATTACAGCTGCTATCGTATTATTTATGATTCCTGCGGGTGAAGCAGAACAGAAACTTATAAACTGGGAGGAAGCCGTGAAAATCCCGTGGGGGATAATTATCCTTTTCGGTGGGGGTATGGCTCTTGCCACCGGTTTTAGTGAATCCGGGCTTGCCGAATGGATCGGCCAGCAACTTACCAGCCTCGAGAATTTACCCTTATTCCTTCTGGTTCTTATATTGATCGCAGCAGTAAATTTTCTTACCGAAGTTACCTCCAATCTTGCGACAACAGCCATGCTTCTGCCTATTCTGGCGCCTATGGCCATCGCTTTAAATCTTCATCCTTATTATTTGTTGGTGGGAGCAACCCTGGCAGCCTCCTGTGCTTTTATGCTTCCGGTGGCCACTCCACCCAATGCAGTGGTTTTTGGATCGGGCTATTTACGTATTCCGGATATGATCAAAAGCGGACTCTGGATGAATCTTATATCGATCATCATTTTAAGCCTGGTTGTTTATTTTGTGCTTCCCTGGTTGTGGAATTTCGATCCCCAGGTGATTCCTGCCAGTTTTGAAGTTGGGCAGCAATAG
- a CDS encoding SRPBCC domain-containing protein produces MKELEIQASLQILKTREEVFEAIVDPSKMAHYFIEEGSSRMEDGKTIQWKFPEFEDRFSIEVQETKKPEFISFNWEGAKDKTLKVQMILEDNKGKTIVKITEGKMENDEEGILWYGRNTFGWANFLACLKAYLEYGINLRKGSFDFMKKTDNPD; encoded by the coding sequence ATGAAAGAACTTGAAATTCAGGCCAGCCTCCAAATATTAAAAACCCGCGAGGAAGTTTTTGAAGCTATTGTTGATCCTTCAAAAATGGCCCATTATTTTATTGAAGAAGGAAGCAGCAGGATGGAAGATGGAAAAACCATTCAGTGGAAATTCCCGGAATTTGAAGATCGCTTTTCTATAGAAGTTCAGGAAACCAAAAAACCTGAATTTATTTCGTTTAACTGGGAAGGAGCAAAAGACAAAACCCTAAAGGTCCAAATGATTCTTGAAGATAATAAGGGCAAAACAATTGTAAAGATCACCGAGGGGAAAATGGAAAATGATGAGGAAGGCATCCTGTGGTATGGCAGAAACACCTTTGGCTGGGCCAATTTTCTCGCCTGCCTTAAAGCCTATTTAGAATACGGCATCAATCTTCGTAAAGGCTCATTTGATTTTATGAAAAAAACCGATAATCCTGATTGA
- a CDS encoding App1 family protein, translated as MSKQLQQIKENLRSALDSVEREISLKKYQFKDRFSLLEPITIMPFFGFGNDHYVYVKGRVLEKEKIKRKEQDISNFEHLKNTAKRYETDEIPGIKIRASFAEKQLEIKTDSDGFFLFEFEFDKPIDYQKHGNKVKLRLLETKTDEDEMEASAKIFVPDENAEFGVISDVDDTVLISHMTDFFAKIKLMLLNDAKERSPFPGISALLTALSKGRDDKGRNALFYVSGSEWNLYDLLINFFKYQDIPLGPLSLKDKGIKADLDKFTVAHQEYKARKIRHILKTYPDLDFICIGDSGQHDPETYCKILEEFPGRIKAIYIRDVTPAKRDKEVKKIAEKVKEMGAEMLLIEDTLEAAKHAAKMKWINEHHLEKVKKQSETDRN; from the coding sequence ATGTCAAAACAACTTCAGCAAATAAAAGAAAATCTACGCTCAGCCCTGGATTCGGTAGAAAGAGAAATTTCTCTGAAAAAGTATCAGTTCAAAGACAGGTTTTCCCTTCTCGAACCCATCACCATTATGCCCTTTTTCGGCTTCGGAAATGATCATTATGTCTATGTAAAAGGAAGGGTTCTGGAGAAAGAAAAAATAAAAAGAAAAGAGCAGGATATAAGCAATTTCGAACATTTAAAAAACACGGCAAAACGTTACGAAACCGATGAAATTCCAGGTATAAAGATAAGAGCGTCTTTTGCAGAAAAACAACTGGAAATCAAAACCGACAGCGACGGATTTTTCCTTTTTGAATTTGAATTTGATAAGCCCATAGATTACCAAAAACATGGAAATAAAGTAAAGCTGCGATTACTGGAAACGAAAACCGATGAGGATGAAATGGAAGCCAGTGCAAAGATCTTCGTTCCAGACGAGAATGCTGAATTTGGAGTAATTTCAGATGTTGACGATACGGTTTTGATATCCCACATGACTGATTTCTTTGCGAAAATTAAACTTATGCTTCTAAATGATGCTAAAGAAAGAAGTCCTTTTCCGGGGATATCTGCGCTCCTTACGGCTTTAAGCAAAGGTCGGGACGATAAGGGAAGAAATGCCCTTTTTTATGTTTCGGGCAGTGAATGGAATTTATATGATTTGCTTATCAATTTTTTCAAATATCAGGATATTCCACTCGGGCCTCTTTCTCTTAAAGACAAAGGCATCAAAGCCGATCTCGATAAATTCACCGTAGCTCATCAGGAATATAAAGCACGAAAGATCAGGCATATTTTAAAAACCTATCCCGATCTTGATTTTATTTGTATTGGGGACAGCGGTCAGCATGACCCTGAAACTTATTGCAAAATCCTGGAAGAATTTCCCGGACGTATCAAAGCTATTTATATAAGGGATGTCACACCCGCCAAACGCGATAAGGAGGTTAAGAAAATAGCTGAAAAAGTTAAAGAAATGGGCGCGGAAATGCTATTGATCGAAGACACCCTGGAAGCGGCCAAACATGCTGCAAAAATGAAATGGATCAATGAACATCATTTGGAAAAGGTGAAAAAGCAGAGCGAAACAGACCGGAATTAA
- the groL gene encoding chaperonin GroEL (60 kDa chaperone family; promotes refolding of misfolded polypeptides especially under stressful conditions; forms two stacked rings of heptamers to form a barrel-shaped 14mer; ends can be capped by GroES; misfolded proteins enter the barrel where they are refolded when GroES binds): MAKDIKFDIQARNGIKRGVDALANAVKVTLGPKGRNVIISKSFGAPMVTKDGVTVAKEIELKDALENMGAQMVKEVASKTNDLAGDGTTTATVLAQAIVKEGLKNVAAGANPMDLKRGIDKAVESLTADLAKQTKEVGDSSEKIKQVASISANNDDMIGDLIAQAFEKVGKEGVITVEEAKGTDTYVDVVEGMQFDRGYLSPYFVTNSEKMTADLEDPYILLYDKKISSMKDLLPVLEPVAQSGKPLLIIAEDVDGEALATLVVNKLRGSLKIASVKAPGFGDRRKAMLEDIAILTGGTVISEERGFTLENATIDMLGTAEKVAIDKDNTTIVNGSGDDKAIKERVNQIKAQIETTTSDYDREKLQERLAKLAGGVAVLYVGAASEVEMKEKKDRVDDALHATRAAVEEGIVAGGGVALVRAQAVLSKIKTVNADEATGVQIVSKAIESPLRTIVENAGGEGSVVINKVLEGDKDFGYDAKTDTYVDMMKAGIIDPKKVTRIALENAASVAGMILTTECALIDLPEEDKGGGGMPAGMGGGMPGMM, translated from the coding sequence ATGGCAAAAGATATAAAATTTGACATTCAGGCCCGTAACGGGATCAAGCGCGGAGTAGATGCTCTGGCTAATGCCGTAAAGGTAACTTTGGGCCCTAAAGGTCGTAATGTAATTATCAGCAAATCTTTCGGAGCACCTATGGTTACTAAAGATGGTGTGACCGTGGCAAAAGAGATCGAACTTAAAGACGCCCTCGAAAATATGGGCGCTCAAATGGTGAAGGAAGTTGCTTCCAAGACTAACGATCTTGCCGGTGACGGTACTACTACCGCTACCGTTCTTGCTCAGGCTATCGTAAAAGAAGGCCTTAAGAATGTGGCTGCCGGAGCAAATCCTATGGATCTTAAACGTGGGATCGATAAAGCTGTGGAATCTCTTACAGCCGATCTTGCAAAACAAACCAAAGAGGTTGGAGACTCTTCAGAAAAGATCAAGCAGGTAGCATCCATTTCAGCCAATAATGACGATATGATTGGTGATTTGATCGCCCAGGCTTTCGAAAAAGTTGGTAAAGAAGGAGTGATCACTGTTGAAGAAGCAAAAGGTACCGATACTTATGTTGACGTGGTGGAAGGTATGCAGTTTGACCGCGGATATCTTTCTCCTTACTTCGTGACCAATTCAGAAAAAATGACCGCCGATCTTGAAGATCCGTATATTCTTCTTTACGACAAGAAGATCTCTTCTATGAAAGATCTGCTTCCTGTACTTGAGCCAGTTGCTCAATCTGGAAAACCTCTTTTGATCATCGCTGAAGATGTTGACGGAGAAGCCCTTGCTACTCTTGTGGTAAACAAACTACGCGGATCGCTTAAGATCGCTTCTGTTAAAGCTCCAGGTTTTGGAGACAGAAGAAAAGCTATGCTTGAAGATATCGCTATTCTTACCGGTGGTACCGTGATCTCTGAGGAAAGAGGCTTTACACTTGAAAACGCGACCATCGATATGCTGGGAACTGCAGAGAAAGTAGCTATCGATAAAGATAATACTACTATCGTGAACGGATCTGGTGATGATAAAGCGATCAAAGAACGGGTGAATCAGATCAAAGCTCAGATCGAAACAACTACTTCTGATTATGACAGAGAAAAACTTCAGGAACGCCTGGCAAAACTTGCAGGTGGTGTAGCCGTACTTTATGTAGGTGCAGCTTCTGAAGTTGAAATGAAAGAAAAGAAAGACCGGGTAGATGACGCTCTTCACGCAACCCGTGCGGCTGTGGAAGAAGGAATTGTTGCCGGTGGAGGTGTTGCTTTGGTACGTGCTCAGGCTGTACTAAGCAAGATTAAAACTGTGAATGCCGACGAGGCTACCGGAGTACAAATCGTTTCTAAAGCAATTGAATCACCGCTAAGAACTATCGTTGAAAATGCAGGAGGAGAAGGTTCTGTAGTCATCAACAAAGTTCTTGAAGGAGATAAAGACTTTGGCTACGATGCTAAAACCGATACTTATGTCGATATGATGAAAGCCGGTATCATCGATCCTAAGAAGGTGACAAGAATCGCGCTTGAGAACGCAGCTTCTGTTGCCGGAATGATCCTTACTACCGAGTGTGCATTAATCGACCTTCCTGAAGAAGACAAAGGAGGCGGTGGAATGCCAGCCGGAATGGGCGGCGGAATGCCCGGAATGATGTAG
- a CDS encoding co-chaperone GroES, which translates to MGLNIKPLSDRVVIEPVAAENKTASGIIIPETAKEKPQKGKVVAVGKGTKDHEMTVKEGDMVLYGKYAGTELKLDGTDYLIMREDDILAIV; encoded by the coding sequence ATGGGACTAAACATTAAACCGCTTTCAGACAGGGTTGTTATTGAACCTGTAGCAGCTGAAAACAAGACTGCTTCCGGTATTATTATTCCGGAAACCGCCAAGGAAAAACCACAAAAAGGAAAAGTGGTGGCTGTAGGTAAAGGAACCAAAGATCACGAGATGACCGTTAAGGAAGGTGATATGGTGCTTTACGGAAAATATGCAGGTACCGAACTAAAGCTTGACGGTACAGATTACCTTATCATGCGGGAAGATGATATACTTGCGATAGTATAA
- the secG gene encoding preprotein translocase subunit SecG, which yields MSTFTIFLALIIIVAFLLVVVIMVQNPKGGGLSSSFGGGGQQMGGVKKTTDFLDKSTWTLATVLLVLILLSNVTIMDKTASAENDVFEGQQPANTQVPAQPQNNNTATQQPVQTDTAQ from the coding sequence ATGAGCACATTCACTATTTTTTTAGCTTTAATAATCATCGTGGCATTCTTGCTGGTGGTGGTGATCATGGTCCAGAATCCTAAAGGAGGCGGACTTTCTTCTTCTTTTGGTGGCGGTGGCCAGCAAATGGGAGGTGTGAAAAAAACTACCGATTTCCTCGATAAGAGTACCTGGACCCTTGCTACGGTTCTTCTGGTTTTGATCCTTCTTTCTAATGTGACCATCATGGATAAAACGGCAAGTGCCGAAAATGATGTTTTCGAAGGTCAGCAGCCGGCAAATACTCAGGTTCCGGCGCAACCTCAAAACAATAATACAGCTACCCAGCAGCCTGTTCAAACTGACACGGCTCAGTAG